The Pontibacter pudoricolor genome contains a region encoding:
- a CDS encoding amidohydrolase yields MDLRVTIVQTELHWQDAEANRKMFAEKLAAANPLTDLIVLPEMFTTGFSMDAAMLAEEPEGETLQWMKEQAANYKAVITGSIIVKENEQYYNRLFWVRPDGSYEHYNKKHLFRMAKEHHTYTPGSERPTIELKGWKVCPLVCYDLRFPVWSRNTGDRYDLLLYVANWPKVRSLAWRTLLQARAIENITYTVGVNRIGTDGNNHLYSGDSAIIHPKGHKLLETTEQEGIHTILLSKQELLDFREAFPAHLDADAFELKG; encoded by the coding sequence ATGGACTTGCGGGTAACTATAGTACAGACAGAACTGCACTGGCAGGATGCGGAAGCGAACAGGAAGATGTTTGCTGAAAAGTTGGCTGCTGCCAACCCGCTGACAGACCTGATCGTGCTGCCCGAAATGTTTACGACCGGTTTTAGCATGGATGCTGCTATGCTGGCAGAGGAGCCGGAAGGTGAAACGTTGCAGTGGATGAAAGAGCAGGCGGCAAACTATAAGGCTGTTATTACCGGAAGTATTATTGTGAAAGAAAACGAACAATACTATAACCGGCTGTTTTGGGTAAGACCGGATGGCAGCTACGAGCATTATAACAAAAAGCACCTGTTCCGGATGGCAAAAGAGCACCATACTTATACACCCGGAAGCGAGCGGCCAACTATAGAATTGAAAGGCTGGAAGGTTTGCCCGTTGGTATGCTATGATCTGCGCTTCCCGGTCTGGAGCCGCAATACCGGCGACCGCTACGATCTTTTGCTTTATGTAGCCAACTGGCCAAAAGTACGCAGCCTTGCCTGGCGCACGTTATTACAAGCCCGCGCCATCGAAAATATTACTTATACTGTTGGTGTTAACCGCATTGGCACTGATGGCAACAACCATCTCTATTCCGGCGATTCAGCCATTATCCACCCAAAAGGCCATAAACTTTTAGAAACCACCGAACAGGAAGGCATCCATACGATCTTATTAAGCAAACAGGAGTTACTGGATTTCAGAGAAGCTTTCCCGGCGCATTTAGATGCGGATGCGTTTGAGTTGAAGGGTTAA
- a CDS encoding methionine aminotransferase, translating into MANYPTSKLPDVGTSIFSVMSALANEHKAINLSQGFPDFNCPEELIELVTKYMHAGFNQYAPMPGVVSLREKISVKTEKLYGYRPNPDTEITVTSGATEALYAAITAVVKPGDEVVVLEPCYDCYAPAIRLNGGIPVYVPLALPGFSVDWDLVKRNISSKTRLIIINTPHNPTGAVMTKADMDELAHIVDGSDILVISDEVYEHMVFDGFKHHSALENAILRERSFVISSFGKTYHTTGWKIGYAVAPPALTAELRKMHQFITFCTVTPLQLAIADFMDNEAHYLNLPDFYQEKRDAFCEYLAPSRFEFLPSAGTYFQLLKYDAISGEHDQDFARRLVQEVGVAAVPVSAFYHNKTDHHYLRFCFAKSDETLCAAAEKLVKL; encoded by the coding sequence ATGGCAAATTACCCAACCAGTAAACTACCAGATGTAGGCACCAGTATTTTCTCGGTAATGTCGGCCCTGGCCAACGAGCACAAGGCCATAAACCTGTCGCAGGGCTTCCCGGACTTTAACTGCCCCGAAGAGTTGATAGAACTGGTTACAAAATACATGCATGCCGGTTTTAACCAGTACGCGCCCATGCCTGGTGTCGTATCGCTGCGTGAAAAGATCAGCGTGAAAACTGAAAAGTTATATGGCTACCGTCCTAACCCGGACACGGAAATAACAGTTACATCAGGCGCTACGGAGGCCTTGTATGCTGCTATTACGGCTGTAGTAAAACCCGGCGATGAAGTGGTGGTGCTGGAGCCTTGTTATGATTGTTATGCGCCTGCTATCCGGTTAAACGGCGGTATTCCGGTGTATGTGCCACTGGCATTGCCTGGTTTTAGTGTGGATTGGGATTTAGTGAAACGTAATATTTCTTCTAAAACGCGCCTGATCATTATAAACACGCCGCATAACCCGACCGGTGCCGTCATGACCAAAGCCGACATGGACGAGCTGGCGCACATTGTGGACGGAAGCGATATTCTGGTGATCAGTGATGAAGTGTATGAGCACATGGTTTTCGACGGCTTTAAACACCACAGTGCGTTAGAAAATGCGATCCTGCGTGAGCGCAGTTTTGTGATTTCGTCGTTCGGAAAAACCTACCATACTACCGGCTGGAAAATTGGCTATGCTGTAGCGCCACCTGCTTTAACAGCTGAGCTTCGCAAAATGCACCAGTTCATTACATTCTGTACGGTTACGCCTCTGCAGCTTGCTATTGCTGATTTTATGGATAACGAAGCACATTACCTGAACCTTCCGGACTTTTACCAGGAGAAGCGTGATGCCTTTTGTGAATACCTGGCACCATCCAGGTTCGAGTTTCTGCCGTCGGCGGGCACGTATTTCCAGTTGCTGAAATACGATGCTATTTCAGGTGAGCATGACCAGGATTTTGCCAGACGCCTGGTGCAGGAAGTCGGGGTAGCTGCCGTGCCGGTTTCTGCATTCTACCACAACAAAACCGACCACCACTACCTGCGTTTCTGCTTCGCCAAAAGCGACGAAACCCTTTGCGCCGCCGCCGAGAAGCTGGTTAAACTATAG
- a CDS encoding uracil-DNA glycosylase family protein, protein MNQLEDLLQQIRACRICEEHLALGPRPVLRASTTAKLLIVGQAPGTKVHASGKPWDDQSGKRLRLWLGLEPEVFYDESKVAIVPMGFCYPGKGKSGDLPPRPECARHWHQQLLALLPNIELTLLVGKYAQDYFLGDKAKATLTQTVTNWHEYLPAFMPMPHPSPRNQFWVKHNPWFELDAVPYLQQQVKQLLS, encoded by the coding sequence ATGAACCAACTCGAAGACTTACTGCAACAGATACGTGCCTGCCGCATTTGCGAAGAGCATCTGGCGCTTGGGCCGCGGCCGGTGTTGCGGGCCAGCACAACGGCAAAGCTGCTTATAGTTGGCCAGGCGCCCGGCACCAAAGTACACGCCAGCGGCAAACCCTGGGACGACCAGAGCGGAAAACGTTTGCGCCTGTGGCTTGGGCTGGAGCCCGAAGTTTTTTATGATGAAAGCAAGGTAGCTATAGTTCCGATGGGCTTTTGCTACCCGGGCAAAGGCAAGAGCGGCGACCTGCCACCGCGCCCCGAATGTGCCCGGCACTGGCATCAGCAGTTGTTAGCGTTGCTGCCAAACATTGAGCTAACCTTGTTGGTTGGCAAGTATGCGCAGGACTACTTTTTAGGTGATAAAGCAAAAGCAACCCTGACGCAGACAGTAACAAACTGGCACGAGTATTTACCTGCTTTTATGCCCATGCCCCACCCATCGCCACGCAACCAGTTCTGGGTAAAACATAACCCGTGGTTTGAGTTGGATGCCGTGCCGTATTTGCAGCAGCAGGTAAAACAGTTGCTCTCCTAA
- a CDS encoding response regulator — MRQLKTILLIDDDETTNYLNHRLLSRMNTAEEIRVVTNGEEALDYLEKAFAGVESYPRPDLIFVDIKMSVMDGFEFLEEYQKFNETDKNQTIMMMLTSSASFYDLEKLKQFPEVLKHYSKPLAEADVREIIEEHF, encoded by the coding sequence ATGAGGCAATTAAAAACAATCCTCCTTATCGACGACGACGAGACAACCAACTACCTGAACCACCGACTGCTTTCGCGTATGAACACCGCAGAAGAGATACGGGTAGTTACAAATGGAGAAGAGGCGTTAGATTACCTAGAGAAAGCCTTTGCAGGTGTAGAAAGTTATCCCCGCCCCGACTTGATTTTTGTAGATATCAAAATGTCGGTAATGGATGGATTTGAGTTTCTGGAAGAGTATCAGAAGTTTAACGAGACAGATAAGAACCAGACCATTATGATGATGCTGACATCTTCGGCCAGTTTTTATGATCTCGAAAAACTAAAGCAATTCCCGGAAGTACTGAAACATTACTCCAAGCCGTTGGCCGAAGCCGATGTGAGAGAGATTATAGAAGAACATTTTTAA
- a CDS encoding PAS domain-containing protein, with protein sequence MLAQQITAIPDLGPVFRLLPGLYVALSPELTIIEVTDAYVRARHTSRNALQGRSLVETFEGSNILLNTPPTQALEQSLQQVLFSKHPHHIPSFCYSLKLPEAMGGNYKECYWSATNTPVLDDQGNLLYILHEASELSGENSPAQVGEHIPLVGNTMDAVSWEYDPIQNKMEWGPGLKQILGYTPEEMGPGGESWDERVHPDDFEAVQASIEKANAAGSKIWTGEYRFRKADGTYIPVLDQGYIIYHSDGRPLRTLGSIIDLSGHKKTQPELKESDARFRHLLEVLPHMAWMADANGKVIYFNKNWYSYTGMATNQTEGWTSVIHPEDTAIVLMEWHNTLAAGTPYEIEYRLLNYHDKSYRWFLERGVPMHGSDGNVQFWIGTLSDIDDQKQVMERIREKDLQLENILNHSPVHFCQLQGPEHVCTYITPGISMFFGNRQYLNKTVCEIWPELKHTEFFSILDEVYRTGSKIKTQEYKLLTDRLRNGQISEIYLNLEYRPIIREDRVEGILVSAVDVTELVKTKQRVVYNEHSMRLLSKATGCVTWECDIARKTIAWSESYKELFGYSDSDLETNSSTWDKNIHPDDYKTIRESINATIAKGQRTWTGEYRYRKADGSYTSVLDHGYIVYNSKGKPEHMLGSLVDITRQKKQELALQYNSERFKRIAMATNDVLWDWNLEDDTIWWNEGYTTLFGYQVTTHDLQIDSWTTNIHPDDLARIKASIHSVIGSDKNTWEDEYLFKCADGSFKLIHDKGHVLRNTEGKGIRMFGSMLDVTEKRKIEQQLQESNARTHEILESLPLMTWTATPEGNVNYYNQRWYDYTDSTYAELTSWADIIHPDDRERTTQLWAEAISTGKPFETENRWRSAADGMYRWFLARAVPIRNSEGVITMWVGSHTEIEDQKQAMLALEESTNKFRFLTESSPQIVWSANPDGNIDYTSKQWLDYTQMTIEESLGYGWAPAIHPDDLPVLMELWSDAITTGNLFYVEVRVCNVKTNVYQWFLIKAQPLRNEKEEIIKWYGVGLNINELKVLQEQLQESEQQFRFLSESIPQMVWTATPDGSTDYFNKRWINYTGLSFEESIGPEAWLLALHPDDHKMAFERWQHSVRTGEYYELEYRIRNGQDGHYRWFLGQGIPMRDAEGNIMRWFGTCTDIEDHKKAEEELVDKNLELERINQDLDSFVYAASHDLKLPIVNMAGIFNELTQNAVFTEPDAPKLIGMFNKSLDQIHNTIIDLSDVVRMQKRKTRDNELVDLEELTADVKLSIQDVLTNTGASITTDFSDVPALAFSKANLKSIVYNLLSNAIKYRKPDQKPEIILTTTRKGDYVELKVQDNGVGIDMNKHQNKLFQMFKRFHNHVSGSGLGLYIVNRLLTNSGGYITIESTINEGTTFFLYFKQRNA encoded by the coding sequence ATGTTAGCTCAGCAAATAACTGCAATACCCGACCTTGGCCCTGTTTTTCGTTTGTTACCCGGCTTATATGTTGCTCTTTCACCGGAGCTCACCATCATTGAGGTGACAGATGCTTACGTGCGGGCCCGCCATACCTCGCGAAACGCACTACAGGGCAGGTCTTTAGTCGAAACCTTTGAGGGTAGCAACATTTTGCTTAACACCCCACCTACCCAGGCACTGGAACAGTCGCTGCAGCAGGTACTATTCTCTAAACACCCACATCATATCCCTTCTTTTTGCTATAGTTTAAAACTGCCGGAGGCAATGGGGGGCAACTATAAAGAGTGCTACTGGAGTGCAACCAATACGCCTGTGCTCGATGACCAGGGTAACCTGCTGTATATTCTGCACGAGGCCAGCGAATTATCAGGAGAAAACAGTCCCGCACAGGTTGGCGAGCATATACCACTGGTTGGAAATACCATGGATGCAGTATCGTGGGAGTACGACCCGATTCAGAACAAGATGGAATGGGGGCCGGGACTAAAACAAATACTTGGTTATACGCCGGAAGAAATGGGCCCCGGAGGCGAATCATGGGACGAACGTGTGCACCCCGACGACTTTGAGGCAGTGCAGGCCAGCATTGAAAAAGCAAACGCTGCAGGCAGCAAAATATGGACCGGCGAGTACCGCTTTAGAAAAGCTGACGGGACTTACATACCGGTACTGGACCAGGGCTATATTATTTACCATTCCGATGGCAGGCCTCTCCGTACGCTTGGCTCTATTATAGATTTGTCAGGGCATAAAAAAACGCAGCCAGAACTAAAGGAAAGCGATGCCCGCTTCCGGCACCTGCTGGAAGTGCTGCCACATATGGCCTGGATGGCAGATGCGAATGGCAAGGTAATCTACTTCAATAAAAACTGGTATAGTTATACCGGCATGGCAACTAACCAGACTGAAGGGTGGACAAGTGTGATTCACCCCGAAGATACGGCCATCGTTTTAATGGAATGGCATAACACCCTGGCAGCAGGCACGCCTTACGAAATAGAGTACCGTTTGCTTAACTACCACGACAAAAGCTACCGTTGGTTTCTGGAGCGCGGCGTACCCATGCACGGTTCCGATGGGAATGTGCAGTTCTGGATCGGTACGCTCTCCGATATTGATGATCAGAAGCAGGTAATGGAGCGCATCCGCGAAAAAGACCTCCAGCTCGAGAACATACTGAACCACTCACCGGTACATTTCTGCCAGTTACAAGGTCCGGAGCATGTTTGTACCTACATTACTCCGGGGATAAGCATGTTTTTCGGAAACCGCCAGTACCTGAACAAAACTGTGTGCGAAATATGGCCTGAACTAAAACATACCGAGTTTTTCAGTATTCTGGATGAGGTTTACAGAACCGGCAGCAAAATAAAGACCCAGGAATATAAACTACTAACAGACCGCTTGCGCAACGGGCAGATTTCGGAAATATACCTTAACCTGGAATACAGACCCATTATCAGGGAAGACCGCGTAGAAGGCATACTTGTTTCTGCAGTAGATGTAACCGAACTGGTAAAGACCAAACAGCGCGTGGTCTATAATGAGCACAGCATGCGGCTACTTTCCAAAGCTACAGGTTGTGTTACCTGGGAGTGCGACATAGCCCGTAAAACGATAGCGTGGAGCGAGTCTTACAAAGAGCTGTTTGGCTACTCTGACAGCGACCTGGAAACCAATTCCAGCACCTGGGACAAAAATATACACCCCGACGATTACAAAACCATACGGGAAAGCATAAACGCAACTATAGCAAAAGGCCAGCGAACATGGACGGGCGAGTACCGGTACAGGAAAGCGGATGGCAGCTATACTTCTGTGCTGGACCATGGCTATATAGTTTACAACAGCAAAGGCAAACCAGAGCACATGCTGGGTTCGCTGGTAGATATTACCCGGCAGAAGAAGCAGGAACTGGCGCTGCAATACAACAGCGAACGTTTTAAGCGCATTGCCATGGCCACCAACGATGTGCTTTGGGACTGGAACCTGGAGGACGACACCATCTGGTGGAACGAAGGGTATACGACGCTTTTCGGATACCAGGTTACCACACACGATCTGCAGATCGATTCCTGGACAACGAACATCCATCCAGACGACCTTGCCAGAATTAAAGCATCTATCCATAGTGTTATCGGATCGGATAAAAATACCTGGGAAGATGAATACCTCTTTAAATGTGCCGACGGCTCTTTTAAGCTGATACATGATAAAGGCCATGTGCTGCGCAATACCGAAGGCAAAGGAATCAGGATGTTTGGTTCTATGCTCGATGTGACTGAAAAGCGTAAAATTGAACAGCAACTACAGGAAAGCAATGCCCGTACCCACGAAATACTGGAATCGTTGCCCCTGATGACCTGGACCGCCACGCCGGAAGGCAACGTAAATTATTATAACCAGCGGTGGTACGACTATACTGACAGCACCTATGCGGAACTTACAAGCTGGGCAGACATCATTCACCCGGATGATAGGGAGCGCACTACCCAACTATGGGCAGAGGCAATAAGTACCGGAAAACCATTTGAGACCGAAAACAGGTGGCGATCTGCCGCTGATGGCATGTATCGCTGGTTTTTGGCGCGCGCGGTTCCGATCCGCAACTCCGAAGGCGTAATAACGATGTGGGTAGGCTCACATACCGAAATTGAAGACCAGAAACAGGCCATGCTGGCGCTAGAAGAAAGCACCAATAAATTCAGGTTCCTGACCGAGTCGAGCCCGCAAATTGTCTGGAGCGCCAACCCGGATGGCAACATAGACTATACCAGCAAACAGTGGCTGGACTATACCCAAATGACCATCGAAGAGTCGCTGGGATACGGCTGGGCGCCTGCCATTCACCCCGACGACCTGCCAGTGCTGATGGAACTATGGTCAGACGCTATTACTACCGGAAACCTGTTTTATGTAGAAGTGCGGGTATGCAATGTAAAGACCAATGTATACCAGTGGTTCCTGATAAAAGCACAGCCATTGCGCAACGAAAAAGAGGAAATCATAAAGTGGTATGGTGTCGGCCTTAACATAAACGAGCTGAAAGTACTGCAGGAGCAGTTGCAGGAGTCCGAGCAGCAATTCCGCTTCCTCTCAGAGTCTATACCGCAAATGGTCTGGACGGCAACACCAGACGGAAGTACCGATTATTTTAATAAACGCTGGATAAACTATACCGGGCTGTCGTTTGAAGAAAGCATAGGCCCTGAAGCCTGGCTGCTGGCATTACATCCCGATGATCATAAAATGGCCTTTGAGCGCTGGCAGCACTCCGTACGCACCGGCGAATATTATGAACTCGAGTACCGCATCCGGAATGGCCAGGACGGGCATTACCGCTGGTTCCTGGGCCAGGGCATACCAATGCGCGATGCAGAGGGTAACATAATGCGCTGGTTTGGCACCTGCACCGACATCGAAGATCATAAAAAAGCAGAAGAAGAGCTTGTAGACAAGAACCTGGAACTGGAACGCATAAACCAGGACCTCGATAGTTTTGTGTACGCTGCCTCTCATGACCTGAAGCTGCCTATAGTTAACATGGCCGGTATATTTAATGAGCTTACACAAAATGCCGTATTCACAGAGCCGGATGCTCCGAAGCTGATAGGCATGTTCAACAAGTCATTAGATCAGATACATAATACGATCATCGACCTGTCGGATGTGGTACGGATGCAGAAACGGAAGACCAGGGATAATGAGTTAGTTGACCTTGAAGAACTGACAGCAGATGTGAAACTAAGCATACAGGATGTGCTGACCAACACAGGGGCCAGCATCACAACTGATTTTTCGGATGTGCCTGCACTTGCCTTCTCAAAGGCTAACCTTAAAAGTATAGTTTACAACCTGCTCAGCAATGCCATTAAGTACCGCAAGCCAGACCAGAAACCAGAAATTATTTTAACTACCACCCGTAAAGGCGACTATGTAGAACTGAAAGTGCAGGACAACGGAGTAGGCATTGATATGAACAAACACCAGAATAAACTGTTTCAAATGTTTAAGCGCTTCCATAACCACGTAAGCGGTTCGGGCCTGGGCTTATACATAGTAAACAGGCTGCTAACCAATAGCGGCGGTTACATTACAATCGAGAGTACTATAAACGAAGGAACTACGTTTTTTCTTTACTTTAAACAAAGGAACGCGTAA
- a CDS encoding PAS domain-containing protein produces the protein MINESIYKQAKNALNTSNENLLDFMDALPQMAWAAQPNGKVIYFNKAWHVYTGITSGTTEGWIITIHPEDSSQVIEAWRNALQKGDYHIECRIRNGTDGSYRWFLEQGMPIRDEDGKTLIWFGTYTDINDEKQDQEPL, from the coding sequence ATGATAAATGAATCGATTTATAAGCAGGCTAAAAATGCGCTGAATACAAGTAACGAAAACCTGCTTGATTTTATGGATGCATTACCGCAAATGGCGTGGGCAGCACAACCCAACGGCAAGGTCATATACTTTAACAAAGCCTGGCATGTGTATACCGGCATAACCTCCGGTACCACAGAGGGCTGGATTATTACGATACACCCGGAAGACTCGAGTCAGGTTATTGAAGCCTGGAGAAATGCGCTGCAGAAAGGAGATTACCATATAGAGTGCCGTATCCGGAATGGGACTGACGGATCGTACAGGTGGTTTCTGGAGCAGGGCATGCCTATCCGGGATGAAGACGGAAAAACACTTATCTGGTTTGGTACTTATACTGATATAAATGATGAGAAGCAGGACCAGGAGCCCCTATAG
- the mfd gene encoding transcription-repair coupling factor, with amino-acid sequence MKVSDFLELYRLDGMVQTIAERLKTNNTYRLQLKGITGSLDAVLASAVYTINYQHQLFVLHDKEEAAYFYTDLKNLLGDVKEVLLFPTSYKRPYSFDDTENANILMRAEVLNRVNQKTGKGELIVTYPEALTEKVINKKSLVENTLGAKVGEKLDVSFLSEMLAEYGFERTEFVYEAGQYAVRGGIVDVFSYANDLPYRIELFGDEIESIRTFDPDTQLSVETKKAISIIPNVQTKLLQETREAFLDFLPVDTNIWFKDVRQTLDVIDEYFDKASQAFEKLMAGSGGMQIVSDPEQLFQTQKQFKKLLDNFNIIEIGKRFHFKSAEVIQLQAKPQPSFNKDFTRLVKDLHEHQGAGFVNIIATDSPRQINRLTMIFDELDHDVRFQHLAISLREGFIDQLLKVTCYTDHQLFDRFYQHKAKEGHSKNKAMTLKELRSLQPGDYITHVDYGIGRFAGLEKVEVGGRLQEAIRLVYRDDDLLYTSIHSLHKISKYSGKEGGPPSMSKLGSPEWENKKKKVKSKVKDIAAELIKLYAKRKAAPGYAFSKDGFLQAELESSFIYEDTPDQGKATEDVKADMEQPHPMDRLVCGDVGFGKTEVAIRAAFKAACDGKQVAVLVPTTVLAMQHFKTFRDRLAQFPVTVDYINRFKTAKDTKETLKRVAEGKVDILIGTHRIVSKDIKFKDLGLLVIDEEQKFGVKTKDKLKEMRINVDTLTLTATPIPRTLHFSLMGARDLSVIATPPPNRQPVQTELHVFDEILIRDGISAELKRGGQVFFVHNRVKDIDEIANMILKLVPDARITFAHGQMDGELLEKRMMKFVEGEYDVLVSTNIIESGLDIPNANTIIINRAHMFGLSDLHQMRGRVGRSNKKAYCYLLTPPVAGLPSDARKRLSTLEEFSDLGEGFKIAMRDLDIRGAGNLLGGEQSGFITDLGFEMYHQILDDAVKELKETEFRELFLGDNLEQFIEPVRDCNIETDMEVLIPDWYVSNISERLSLYSKLDSTKDLDELEKLRASIVDRFGPLPEEVQKLIEIVKLRWQAQQLGFEKLTIKKEVMKGYLPSENNDKYFQSDTFGNILKYVQQHSRRSRLKEAKNKLIVIVEDIRTIADAREVFENLGIREINPA; translated from the coding sequence ATGAAAGTATCTGACTTTTTAGAACTGTATCGTCTCGATGGCATGGTGCAAACTATAGCCGAGCGTCTGAAAACGAACAACACGTACCGCCTGCAACTGAAAGGCATAACTGGCAGTTTAGACGCTGTGCTGGCTTCGGCGGTATATACTATAAATTACCAGCACCAACTCTTCGTCCTCCACGACAAAGAAGAAGCTGCCTATTTCTATACTGACCTGAAGAACCTGCTCGGCGATGTAAAGGAAGTCCTGCTTTTCCCGACATCGTATAAGCGGCCTTATAGTTTCGATGACACCGAGAACGCCAATATACTGATGCGGGCCGAGGTACTTAACCGCGTTAACCAGAAAACCGGGAAAGGCGAACTTATAGTTACTTACCCCGAGGCGCTGACCGAAAAAGTTATCAATAAAAAATCGCTGGTCGAGAACACGCTGGGCGCTAAAGTGGGCGAAAAGCTGGATGTAAGTTTTCTGAGTGAGATGCTGGCTGAGTATGGTTTTGAGCGTACCGAGTTTGTATACGAGGCTGGCCAATATGCTGTGCGCGGTGGCATTGTGGATGTGTTCTCTTATGCCAACGATTTGCCGTACCGCATCGAGCTTTTCGGTGATGAGATCGAAAGTATACGAACCTTTGACCCGGATACACAGCTATCTGTTGAAACCAAGAAAGCGATCTCGATCATCCCGAACGTACAAACCAAACTGCTGCAGGAAACCCGGGAAGCCTTCCTGGATTTTTTGCCGGTTGATACCAACATCTGGTTTAAAGATGTGCGCCAGACGCTGGATGTGATCGATGAGTATTTCGATAAGGCTTCACAGGCGTTTGAGAAGCTGATGGCCGGTAGTGGCGGCATGCAGATCGTATCGGACCCGGAGCAACTTTTCCAGACGCAGAAGCAGTTTAAGAAGCTGCTTGATAATTTTAACATCATCGAGATCGGAAAACGATTTCATTTTAAGTCGGCTGAAGTAATACAACTACAGGCCAAGCCACAGCCATCCTTTAACAAAGATTTTACGAGACTGGTAAAAGACCTGCACGAGCATCAGGGCGCTGGTTTCGTGAACATTATTGCTACGGACTCCCCGCGCCAGATCAACCGCCTGACCATGATCTTTGATGAACTGGACCACGACGTGCGTTTCCAGCACCTGGCCATTTCGTTGCGCGAAGGCTTTATAGATCAGCTACTAAAAGTAACCTGCTACACCGACCATCAGCTGTTCGACAGGTTTTATCAGCACAAGGCCAAGGAAGGACACTCCAAGAACAAGGCCATGACACTGAAAGAGCTGCGTTCGCTGCAGCCCGGCGACTACATCACACACGTAGACTATGGCATCGGCCGTTTTGCAGGCCTGGAGAAAGTAGAAGTGGGCGGCCGTTTGCAGGAAGCCATTCGCTTGGTTTACCGCGACGACGATCTGCTGTATACCAGTATCCACTCGTTGCACAAAATAAGCAAGTACAGCGGAAAAGAAGGCGGCCCGCCAAGCATGAGCAAACTGGGCTCGCCGGAGTGGGAGAACAAGAAAAAGAAAGTTAAGAGCAAGGTTAAGGATATTGCCGCCGAGCTCATTAAACTATACGCCAAACGCAAAGCTGCGCCCGGTTACGCTTTCTCTAAAGATGGTTTCCTGCAGGCCGAGCTGGAGTCGTCGTTTATTTACGAAGACACCCCCGACCAGGGCAAAGCTACCGAAGATGTTAAGGCCGACATGGAGCAACCGCACCCCATGGACCGCCTGGTGTGTGGCGACGTGGGCTTTGGCAAAACCGAAGTGGCCATTCGCGCTGCTTTTAAAGCGGCCTGCGATGGCAAACAGGTAGCCGTGCTGGTACCAACTACGGTATTGGCCATGCAGCATTTCAAAACGTTCCGGGACCGCCTGGCGCAGTTTCCGGTTACTGTGGATTATATAAACCGCTTTAAAACTGCCAAGGATACCAAAGAAACCCTGAAGCGTGTAGCCGAAGGCAAAGTGGATATTCTGATCGGTACGCACCGAATCGTCAGTAAGGACATCAAATTTAAAGACCTGGGCCTGCTGGTAATAGATGAAGAGCAGAAGTTTGGTGTAAAAACCAAGGACAAGCTTAAGGAAATGCGCATTAACGTGGATACACTTACGCTTACGGCCACACCTATTCCGCGTACGCTGCACTTCTCCCTGATGGGTGCCCGTGACCTTTCGGTAATAGCCACGCCACCACCAAACCGCCAGCCAGTACAGACAGAGCTGCATGTATTTGATGAGATTCTGATCCGCGATGGAATTTCGGCTGAGCTGAAGCGTGGCGGACAGGTATTTTTTGTGCACAACCGTGTAAAGGACATCGACGAGATCGCTAACATGATCCTGAAACTGGTGCCGGATGCACGCATTACGTTTGCCCACGGGCAGATGGATGGCGAGCTGCTGGAAAAACGCATGATGAAATTTGTGGAAGGCGAGTACGATGTACTGGTCTCAACAAACATCATTGAGTCTGGCCTGGATATCCCGAATGCCAACACCATCATCATCAACCGGGCGCACATGTTTGGTTTGTCCGATCTGCACCAGATGCGGGGCCGCGTAGGCAGGTCCAACAAAAAGGCGTACTGCTATTTGCTTACGCCACCGGTGGCTGGTTTACCATCCGATGCCCGCAAACGCCTGAGCACCCTGGAAGAGTTCTCAGACCTGGGCGAAGGCTTTAAAATTGCGATGCGCGACCTGGACATTCGTGGGGCCGGTAACTTACTGGGTGGCGAGCAGAGCGGCTTTATTACAGACCTCGGCTTTGAGATGTACCACCAGATACTGGATGATGCCGTGAAAGAACTGAAGGAAACTGAATTCAGAGAGCTGTTTCTGGGGGATAACCTGGAGCAGTTTATAGAGCCGGTGCGCGACTGCAACATCGAAACGGATATGGAAGTGCTGATTCCGGATTGGTATGTAAGCAACATTTCGGAACGCCTGAGCCTCTACAGCAAACTCGACAGCACCAAAGACCTGGACGAGCTGGAAAAATTGCGTGCAAGCATAGTGGATAGATTCGGGCCGCTGCCGGAAGAAGTACAGAAGCTGATCGAGATCGTAAAACTACGCTGGCAGGCACAGCAGCTTGGCTTCGAGAAACTGACAATCAAAAAAGAAGTGATGAAAGGTTACCTGCCCAGCGAAAACAACGATAAGTACTTCCAGTCTGATACTTTTGGTAACATACTCAAGTATGTACAGCAGCATTCGCGCCGCTCACGTTTAAAGGAAGCCAAGAACAAACTTATAGTTATAGTAGAGGATATCCGGACTATAGCAGATGCCCGGGAAGTATTTGAAAATTTAGGAATAAGGGAAATCAACCCTGCTTGA